The region AGACTTCTACAACATCGATGAACTTCTAACAGACGAGGAAAAGCTTGTAAGAAGCTCAGTTAGGGAATTCCTGGAAAAGGAAGTCAGACCTCTCGTTATAGATGCCTGGCATGAAGAAAAGCCCCTCAACTTCAGAGAACTCGGGAAGAAATTCGGAGAACTCGGCATGCTCGGGGCGTTCATCCCCGAGGAATACGGCTGTCCGGGAATGAACTACACCACATTCGGGTTAATCTGCCAGGAAGTCGAAAGAATCGACAGCGCTCTCAGAAGTTTCGTGGCCGTAACATCCGGCCTCGTCATGTACCCAATATGGAGGTACGGCAGCGAGGAGCAGAAGAAAAAGTACCTTCCCAAGCTTGCGAGCGGAGAGATCATAGGCTGCTTCGGCCTCACCGAGCCAAACCACGGCAGCGATCCCGCAAGCATGGAGGCGAGATGCAAAAAAGACGGAGACGAGTGGATCCTCAATGGAACAAAAACCTGGATTACAGAGGCTGACATAGCAGACATTGCAATCTTCTGGGCGAGAGACGTTGACGACGGCAGGGTGAAGGGATTCATAGTGGAGAAGGGAACCAAAGGCTTCCACCAGAGCGCATTGACTAAGAAAGGCTCAATGAGAGCAGGAGGCGTGGGTGAATTCTCGCTTGTCAACTGCAGAGTCCCGGATGAACAGAGGCTGCCTGAGGCAAAGGGCCTTGGCGCCCCTCTAAGCTGCCTCAATCAGGCAAGGTTCGGCATCTCCTGGGGAGCAGTAGGCATAGCCTTGGACTGCTTTGAGACAGTACTCAGCTATGTGAAGGAGAGGAAGCAGTTTGGAACCCCTCTCGCATCCTTCCAGCTCGTCCAGGAAAAGCTCGCCTACATGCTTATAGAGATCACAAAAGCCCAGCTCGTCGCATGGAGACTGGGCAGACTCATGGATGAGGGCAGGGCAACAACAGAACAGATCTCCTTGGCCAAAAAGAACAACGTCAAAATCGCAAGGGATATAGCAAGACTGGCAAGGGAAATGCTCGGAGCCAACGGCATAAGCCTTGACTACTCCCCGATAAGACACATGGCAAACATCGAGTCAGTCTACACCTACGAAGGCACAGACGACATCCACACCCTCATCCTCGGCAGAGCCATAACCGGAATCCAGGCCTTCAGAAGGGAGCTGAGGCTTGAAAAGTAAAAATTTTTAAAGATTAATTATTTAAAATCTACTGAGGTGTTATGCATGAAAAAAACTGCAGCACTGTTTGTGTTTGGTTTGCTGGCGCTGGCCCTGCTTTTTGCAGGATGTGCCCAGCAAGAACAGAAATCTGAGGAAACACCCAAGGCAGAAGTCCTCTATTTTGGGGCACCACTGAGTCTCTCAGGAAAATACTCCAAGGAAGGCCAGATGTCTCTGTGGGGAATGCAGGTAGCGATAAAGTGGATAAACGAGGTTCATGGCGGACTTAAGGTTGGAGACAAAGTCTACAAGGTTGAACTGAAATACTATGATGACCAGTCCAACAAAGAGGTCGTTCAGAGCCTGATTCAGAAGCTTGCAGACCAGGACGGCGTCAAATTCATCCTCGCTCCGTACAGCTCTGGTTTGACTCTGGCAGCGGCACCAATTGCTGATCAGAGAGGCGTTCTGATGAACAGCCATGGAGGTGCGAGTGACTACATATTCGAGCAGGGCTACCACTATGTTGTCCAGACACTCAGCCCTGCAAGCAAGTACCAGACCGGGTTCCTCGACATGGTTAAATCGGTTGATCCTGAGGCAAAGAGAGTTGCGATGATATATGAGGACAATGAATTCTCAAGGGCTGTTTTCAAAGCTGCCGGAGAGTATGCAAAACAGCTTGGCTTTGAGATAGTATTTGACAAGACCTATCCAAAAGGAGTTCAGGACCTGTCTCCACTGCTAAATGAACTCGCTGCAGCTAAGCCTGATGTGATAATCGGTGGAGGTCATTTTGCAGACGGTCAGCTCCTCGTCAGTCAGCTTGCAGATATGAAGATCAATGTGAAGGCCGTTTCAATACTTGTCGCGCCGGCCCTTCCGGCATTCTACGACGCTCTCGGTACCAAGGCTGAAGGCGTTTGTGGCCCGGCTCAGTGGGAGATTGGAGTCAGCTATGGGCCTGAAGCTGCTAAGAAGCTCGGCATCGATTACTATGGTCCAACCCAGGATGAGTTCCTGAAGATGTTCAAGGAAGTTTCTGGCACTGATGAACCTCCAAGCTATCACGCTGCTGAGGCTGCGGCTGCAGTCCTCTCCTATGCATACGCAATTGAAAAGGCACAGAGCACAAATCCGGACGACGTCAGGGAAGCAATGAACACCATTGAGTTCATGAGCGTTTACGGAGTGTGGAAGATTGATCCAGAGACCGGAAAGCAGATAGGGCATGAGATGGTCATAATTCAGTGGCAGGGAGGCACAAAGAAGATAATATGGCCTCCAGAAGCCGCGAATGCGGATCCGTACTATCCAATGCCTACGTGGGAAGAAAAGGAGCAGGGCAAGCTTGCTACCAAATGAATCCCTATCTAATTTTTTTGAGGTGATGGAATGGTAGGTGACCACTTGGTCTCGAATCTGTTCTACGGGGCGTTGCTTGGCAGCGTTTATGGTGTTGCAACAATGGGTTTAAGCATGATATTTGGAGTTTTGAGGATTGTTAATGTTGGGCATGGTTCTTTTGTTATGGTTGGGGCATTTACAGCCTTCTGGCTTTTTACGCTTTATTCGATCGCTCCGATTTTATCCATACCTGTTGCTCTTATTTTTGGTATCGCTCTCGGTTTTGTCATATTTCAGGCCGTAATGAAAAAGCTGGTTGACGCCCCAGAACTCTCCACTCTGCTTGCCACCTTTGCCATAGGCGTTTTTATCGAAGAAACTGCAAAATTCATCTGGGGGTCCGACTACGTTGGTTTCAGCTGGGACATTGGAACGCTGTACCTCGGGTCGATAACCGTCCCGTACACCAAGATCCTTGCGTTTGTAGCCTCGACAATAATAGCGGGGCTACTCTATCTGTGGTTCACAAAAACAAAGCTTGGAAAAGCAATAAAGGCTGTTGTTGAGGACAGGGACGGTGCAGCGGTTTGTGGAATTGATGTAAACAGGATTTTCACTCTCAGCTTTGCTCTCGGAATTGGAGTTACTGTCATGAGTGGTGTTCTGGTAACGCTCTTCGTTCCGGTGGGAATCAACGTGTACATGGGTGCGGATTACACACTCAGGGCTTTCGTTATTGCCGTTCTCGGTGGTCTGGGGTCACCATGGGGCGCGTTTATTGCGGGATTCCTTTTTGGGCTTTTCGAAAACGGTTCTTACACGCTGCTTGGTATGATTCCAGGGGTTGAGCCGTTCGCCCTGACGAGATTCGTTGCGTTCGTGTTCCTGCTCGTGATTCTGCTTGTCAAGCCAACCGGTCTCTTTGGAGGTGAAGAGTGAAATGCAGATGGGCAAGCTCAAGGCTCTCGTTCCAATGGTACTCGTCTATGTCATACTGCTCGTCATCGGACTGACTGTTCCGGGAATGTGGCAGCCTGTGGTTTACTTCATGTTTTACGTGGCTCTCGGTCAGGCGTTTAACATATTTCTCGGACTTACAGGGTATGTTGACTTCGGATACGTGGCATTTCTCGGGCTTGGAGCGTACGGAATGGCGATCGCCCTCCAGAACTTCGCGCATCTCGGCCTCGTTGCAATTCCCATAGGCATAGTGCTTGCAGTTATCATGTCTGTATTGCTCTCCATGGCTGTTGGAGCGGTGGCTCTGAGGTTGAGGGGTGCCTATTTTGCCATTGCCACAATAGGTGTGAACGAAGGTTTCAGGTTTCTGCTTGTTGGAACAAAACTCTGGGGCGGCTCTGAAGGTATCGTGCTTTCCGGCTTCATGAGGAAGGCGTTTGGAAGAGAAATTGCAAACTATCTCTCTACCTTCGTCTCAGACCTGCTGTTATTTCTGGTAGCTTTTCTTGCAGCACTCACAACAGTGGTGATTCTCAACAAAAAAATGGGTTATGCTCTGCTTGCTTTGAGGGAGGATGAGGATGCTGCCAGAGTGATGGGCATAAACGTAACAAAATACAAGATAATGGCGTTCATAACCAGTGCGGCGTTTGCAGGGTTGATTGGGGCGATAGCCTGGACCCTGAAGTTAACCTATGTGTTTCCTGAGGACGTCTTTAACATACACTACACCGTTGAGGCTATCGTCATCGTGATGCTTGGAGGTGCCGGAACCCTTATTGGTCCGATGATTGGTGGTTTAATCTATGGAGTACTCAAGTATTACCTTTCAGTGATATTTCCTGGAGTGCAGCTGTTGATTCTTGCACCTCTTCTTATCGTAACCATTGTGGCGTTCCCAGAGGGAGTTGCAGGGTATCTGATCAAGAAAACAAGGAACTCCAAGCTTGCAGAGTATTTGAGGTGATAAAATGCCACTCTTAAAGCTTGAAAACGTTACGAAGAGGTTTGGAGGTCTTGTTGCAGTCGATTCCATAAGCCTTGAGGTTGAGGAGGGTGAAGCGCTCGGCATTGTTGGACCGAACGGGAGCGGTAAAACCACGCTCTATAACCTCATAAGCGGAGTGTATTACCCGGATGAGGGCAGGATAATCTTCAATGGAGAGGACATCACAAAACTTCCGCCGCACAGAAGAACACCCCTGGGGCTTGCAAGAACATTTCAGATTCCAAGACCATTTGGCTCAGCAACGGTGATAGAAAACGTGGCGATTGGTGCCATGTTTGGAGCGGGAAGGGATGTTGATTCTGCTCTCAGAGAGGCTGACGAAATGCTTGAGCTTGTAGGAATTGACCATCTGAGAGACAAGGAGGCCAAACTCCTCACACCTCTCGAAAAGAGGTTGATGGAGCTTGCGAGGGCTCTTGCGATGAAACCCAAAATGCTCCTTCTGGATGAGGTTATGGCTGGAATGAACCCCTCAGACATTAACAGGATACTTGACCTTCTGGACAGGATACGAAAGGAGGAAAAGGTGGCCGTGGTCTCGATGGTGGAGCATCTCATGCATGCCATAACCAGGTTTGCCGAGAGGGTCGTTGTGATGCATCAGGGTAAGAAACTGATTGAAGGCGAGACGTACGAGGTATTGAGCCATCCTGAGGTTATAGAGGTCTATCTTGGAAAGAAGGTGGTTTGAATGCTTACTGTAAAGGAACTTGAGGCAGGTTACGGAGAAATGCAGGTTCTGTGGGGCGTGGACCTGAAAGTGGGAAAGGGGACAATAACGGCAATCCTGGGGCCCAATGGTGCCGGTAAAACAACCACGCTGAGGGCCATCTTTGGACTCAACAGTCCCTGGAATGGAAGCATAGAATTTGACGGGGAGGATGTAACATTCCTGCCCCCGCACAGAAAGGTTGAGAAAGGACTCACGATGGTTCTCGAGGGCAGGCATCTCTTTCCCGGAATGACTGTGGAGGAAAATTTGGAACTGGGAGCATACACGAAAAGAGCCGAAGAGCGATTTGAAGACTCTCTTGAGCTGGTTTTCACCCTCTTTCCAAGACTCAAAGAGAGAAAAAAACAGAAGGCAGGGACGATGAGTGGGGGAGAGCAGCAGATGCTTGCTATTGCGA is a window of Geoglobus acetivorans DNA encoding:
- a CDS encoding acyl-CoA dehydrogenase, encoding MSRPADFYNIDELLTDEEKLVRSSVREFLEKEVRPLVIDAWHEEKPLNFRELGKKFGELGMLGAFIPEEYGCPGMNYTTFGLICQEVERIDSALRSFVAVTSGLVMYPIWRYGSEEQKKKYLPKLASGEIIGCFGLTEPNHGSDPASMEARCKKDGDEWILNGTKTWITEADIADIAIFWARDVDDGRVKGFIVEKGTKGFHQSALTKKGSMRAGGVGEFSLVNCRVPDEQRLPEAKGLGAPLSCLNQARFGISWGAVGIALDCFETVLSYVKERKQFGTPLASFQLVQEKLAYMLIEITKAQLVAWRLGRLMDEGRATTEQISLAKKNNVKIARDIARLAREMLGANGISLDYSPIRHMANIESVYTYEGTDDIHTLILGRAITGIQAFRRELRLEK
- a CDS encoding ABC transporter substrate-binding protein, producing the protein MKKTAALFVFGLLALALLFAGCAQQEQKSEETPKAEVLYFGAPLSLSGKYSKEGQMSLWGMQVAIKWINEVHGGLKVGDKVYKVELKYYDDQSNKEVVQSLIQKLADQDGVKFILAPYSSGLTLAAAPIADQRGVLMNSHGGASDYIFEQGYHYVVQTLSPASKYQTGFLDMVKSVDPEAKRVAMIYEDNEFSRAVFKAAGEYAKQLGFEIVFDKTYPKGVQDLSPLLNELAAAKPDVIIGGGHFADGQLLVSQLADMKINVKAVSILVAPALPAFYDALGTKAEGVCGPAQWEIGVSYGPEAAKKLGIDYYGPTQDEFLKMFKEVSGTDEPPSYHAAEAAAAVLSYAYAIEKAQSTNPDDVREAMNTIEFMSVYGVWKIDPETGKQIGHEMVIIQWQGGTKKIIWPPEAANADPYYPMPTWEEKEQGKLATK
- a CDS encoding ABC transporter permease subunit, with translation MVGDHLVSNLFYGALLGSVYGVATMGLSMIFGVLRIVNVGHGSFVMVGAFTAFWLFTLYSIAPILSIPVALIFGIALGFVIFQAVMKKLVDAPELSTLLATFAIGVFIEETAKFIWGSDYVGFSWDIGTLYLGSITVPYTKILAFVASTIIAGLLYLWFTKTKLGKAIKAVVEDRDGAAVCGIDVNRIFTLSFALGIGVTVMSGVLVTLFVPVGINVYMGADYTLRAFVIAVLGGLGSPWGAFIAGFLFGLFENGSYTLLGMIPGVEPFALTRFVAFVFLLVILLVKPTGLFGGEE
- a CDS encoding branched-chain amino acid ABC transporter permease; its protein translation is MQMGKLKALVPMVLVYVILLVIGLTVPGMWQPVVYFMFYVALGQAFNIFLGLTGYVDFGYVAFLGLGAYGMAIALQNFAHLGLVAIPIGIVLAVIMSVLLSMAVGAVALRLRGAYFAIATIGVNEGFRFLLVGTKLWGGSEGIVLSGFMRKAFGREIANYLSTFVSDLLLFLVAFLAALTTVVILNKKMGYALLALREDEDAARVMGINVTKYKIMAFITSAAFAGLIGAIAWTLKLTYVFPEDVFNIHYTVEAIVIVMLGGAGTLIGPMIGGLIYGVLKYYLSVIFPGVQLLILAPLLIVTIVAFPEGVAGYLIKKTRNSKLAEYLR
- a CDS encoding ATP-binding cassette domain-containing protein produces the protein MPLLKLENVTKRFGGLVAVDSISLEVEEGEALGIVGPNGSGKTTLYNLISGVYYPDEGRIIFNGEDITKLPPHRRTPLGLARTFQIPRPFGSATVIENVAIGAMFGAGRDVDSALREADEMLELVGIDHLRDKEAKLLTPLEKRLMELARALAMKPKMLLLDEVMAGMNPSDINRILDLLDRIRKEEKVAVVSMVEHLMHAITRFAERVVVMHQGKKLIEGETYEVLSHPEVIEVYLGKKVV
- a CDS encoding ATP-binding cassette domain-containing protein — protein: MLTVKELEAGYGEMQVLWGVDLKVGKGTITAILGPNGAGKTTTLRAIFGLNSPWNGSIEFDGEDVTFLPPHRKVEKGLTMVLEGRHLFPGMTVEENLELGAYTKRAEERFEDSLELVFTLFPRLKERKKQKAGTMSGGEQQMLAIARALMTAPKMILLDEPSQGLAPKLVAEVFETISKLRDEGLTILLVEQNVFASLDIADYAYVLGEGKVVTEGTVDEIKDSDEIKRVYVGV